From a region of the Streptomyces sp. NBC_00193 genome:
- a CDS encoding RidA family protein, producing the protein MTSHNRSGENSSAVRRISSGGPYEDVLGYSRAVQLPNGLVLVSGCTGADAGGPYDQTMKAFSVAFAALEQAGLGPEHVVRTRMYLTHARDVDEVGRAHSELFDKVRPASTLLIVNGFVDPSMVVEVEVEAFGPVAGGSA; encoded by the coding sequence ATGACATCCCACAACAGGTCCGGCGAGAACAGCTCCGCCGTCCGCCGCATCTCCTCCGGCGGCCCCTACGAGGACGTCCTCGGCTACTCCCGCGCCGTCCAGCTCCCCAACGGCCTCGTCCTGGTCTCCGGCTGCACCGGGGCCGACGCGGGCGGCCCGTACGACCAGACGATGAAGGCCTTCTCCGTGGCCTTCGCCGCCCTGGAGCAGGCCGGGCTCGGCCCCGAGCACGTGGTCCGCACCCGCATGTACCTCACGCACGCCCGTGACGTGGACGAGGTCGGCCGCGCCCACAGCGAGCTCTTCGACAAGGTCCGCCCCGCCTCGACGCTGCTCATCGTCAACGGGTTCGTGGACCCGAGCATGGTCGTCGAGGTGGAGGTCGAGGCCTTCGGCCCCGTCGCGGGAGGCTCGGCATGA
- the hisF gene encoding imidazole glycerol phosphate synthase subunit HisF gives MTLAVRVIPCLDVDNGRVVKGVNFQNLRDAGDPVEMAKLYDAEGADELTFLDITASSGNRETTYDVVRRTAEQVFIPLTVGGGVRTADDVDKLLRAGADKVGVNTAAIARPELIQEIAERFGRQVLVLSVDARRTASGSFEVTTHGGRQSAGIDAVEWAHRAAELGAGEILLNSMDADGTKDGYDTEMIAAVRKHVTVPVIASGGAGKLAHFPPAIAAGADAVLAASVFHFGDLRIGQVKEALREAGHPVR, from the coding sequence ATGACCCTCGCCGTACGGGTGATCCCCTGCCTGGACGTGGACAACGGCCGCGTGGTCAAGGGCGTCAACTTCCAGAACCTGCGCGACGCCGGCGACCCGGTCGAGATGGCCAAGCTCTACGACGCCGAAGGCGCCGACGAGCTGACCTTCCTCGACATCACCGCCTCCTCCGGGAACCGGGAGACCACCTACGACGTGGTGCGCCGCACCGCCGAGCAGGTCTTCATCCCGCTGACCGTGGGCGGCGGCGTCCGCACCGCGGACGACGTGGACAAGCTGCTGCGGGCCGGCGCCGACAAGGTCGGCGTGAACACCGCCGCCATCGCCCGGCCCGAGCTCATCCAGGAGATCGCGGAGCGGTTCGGCCGGCAGGTGCTCGTCCTGTCCGTGGACGCGCGCCGCACGGCCTCCGGCTCCTTCGAGGTGACCACCCACGGCGGCCGGCAGAGCGCCGGCATCGACGCCGTCGAGTGGGCGCACCGGGCGGCCGAGCTGGGCGCCGGGGAAATCCTGTTGAACTCGATGGACGCGGACGGTACCAAGGACGGCTACGACACCGAGATGATCGCGGCCGTGCGCAAGCACGTCACGGTCCCGGTGATCGCCTCGGGCGGCGCGGGCAAGCTCGCGCACTTCCCGCCGGCGATCGCGGCGGGCGCCGACGCGGTGCTGGCGGCTTCGGTGTTCCACTTCGGCGACCTGCGCATCGGCCAGGTCAAGGAAGCGCTGAGGGAAGCGGGCCACCCGGTCCGCTGA
- a CDS encoding MFS transporter encodes MNGNVWRDANVLRWLAAYGASLVGDGVYFLALGWAAAQTAGPAEVGLVMAVGAIPRALLMLGGGVVADRFGPRLVVISSDAVRCGVVLALALVLALGSPGLWVLVLVALVFGIVDALFMPAVGALPPRIAGPGQLVRVQGLRSLAERVGHTAGPPVAGLAMGLGGPASAFAVASALFGVSLVLLLAVRIAPLPAPASPSVSASESPWRQLRSGLGYIRRHGLIGPLMLSGALSQLGTSAPMTLGLILVSEERGWGPGGVGWIIGGMGVGAASSALVLTLIPRFPRAGAIQNLTLIIGSAGIGGLVLAPTLPVAVALAVLTGLVCGICGGLAIALIQTATDPSYLGRVSSVMAFTAVGLAPLAYPAFGFAADLWGVTPVFLAGAAVSMAGAIVGTSAPAVRRAELALA; translated from the coding sequence GTGAACGGGAACGTCTGGCGGGACGCCAATGTCCTGCGCTGGCTGGCCGCCTACGGGGCCTCGCTCGTCGGGGACGGGGTCTACTTCCTCGCCCTCGGCTGGGCGGCCGCCCAGACGGCCGGCCCGGCCGAGGTCGGCCTGGTCATGGCGGTCGGCGCGATACCGAGGGCGCTGCTCATGCTGGGCGGCGGGGTGGTCGCCGACCGCTTCGGGCCCCGGCTGGTGGTCATCTCCTCCGACGCCGTGCGGTGCGGTGTCGTCCTGGCACTGGCGCTCGTCCTCGCCCTCGGCTCCCCGGGCCTGTGGGTCCTGGTGCTCGTCGCGCTCGTCTTCGGCATCGTGGACGCGCTGTTCATGCCGGCCGTCGGGGCGCTGCCGCCGCGGATCGCGGGGCCCGGACAGCTCGTACGGGTCCAGGGGCTGCGCAGCCTCGCGGAACGCGTCGGGCACACCGCCGGGCCGCCGGTGGCGGGGCTGGCCATGGGGCTGGGCGGGCCGGCGTCCGCCTTCGCGGTGGCTTCGGCGCTGTTCGGGGTCTCGCTGGTACTGCTGCTGGCGGTACGGATCGCCCCTCTGCCGGCCCCGGCGTCTCCTTCCGTCTCCGCTTCCGAGAGCCCTTGGCGGCAGCTCCGCTCGGGGCTCGGCTACATACGCCGGCACGGGCTGATCGGGCCCCTGATGCTGTCGGGGGCACTGAGCCAGCTGGGCACGTCCGCGCCGATGACGCTGGGGCTGATCCTGGTCTCCGAGGAGCGCGGCTGGGGGCCGGGCGGGGTCGGCTGGATCATCGGCGGGATGGGCGTCGGCGCGGCATCGAGCGCGCTGGTGCTCACCCTGATCCCGAGGTTCCCCCGGGCCGGGGCCATCCAGAACCTCACCCTGATCATCGGCTCCGCGGGCATCGGCGGCCTGGTCCTGGCCCCGACCCTGCCGGTCGCCGTCGCACTGGCCGTGCTGACGGGGCTGGTCTGCGGGATCTGCGGCGGCCTGGCCATCGCCCTCATCCAGACGGCCACGGATCCCTCCTACCTGGGGCGGGTCAGCTCCGTGATGGCCTTCACGGCGGTCGGCCTGGCCCCGCTGGCCTACCCCGCCTTCGGCTTCGCCGCCGATCTCTGGGGCGTGACCCCGGTCTTCCTGGCGGGGGCGGCGGTGTCCATGGCCGGGGCCATAGTCGGCACCTCGGCCCCCGCGGTCCGCCGCGCGGAGCTGGCCCTGGCCTAA
- a CDS encoding TIGR03085 family metal-binding protein yields MSTHAKRERLLLADLLESAGPEAPTLCDGWRTRELAAHVVVRERRPDAAGGLLLNVLKARLDKAMEEYAAKPYEELIQLIRTGPPKMSLYSLKQIDELANAVEFYVHAEDVRRAQPDWSPRPLDPVFSDSLWSRLEKLARLTGRRSPVGLVLRRPNGQTAVAHKGAPVVTVTGEPGELTLFCFGRQDAAAVELDGPKEAIAQLTRTALGI; encoded by the coding sequence ATGTCTACCCATGCGAAGCGTGAACGACTGCTGCTGGCCGACCTGTTGGAGTCGGCGGGCCCGGAGGCGCCGACGCTGTGCGACGGCTGGCGGACACGGGAGCTCGCCGCGCACGTGGTGGTCCGGGAGCGTCGCCCGGACGCGGCGGGCGGACTGCTCCTGAACGTGCTGAAGGCCCGCCTGGACAAGGCGATGGAGGAGTACGCGGCCAAGCCGTACGAGGAACTCATCCAGTTGATCCGGACCGGCCCGCCGAAGATGTCCCTCTACTCGCTGAAGCAGATCGACGAGCTGGCGAACGCGGTGGAGTTCTACGTCCACGCCGAGGACGTCCGCCGAGCCCAGCCGGACTGGTCCCCGCGCCCCCTGGACCCGGTCTTCTCCGACTCCCTCTGGTCCCGCCTGGAAAAGCTGGCCCGTCTGACGGGCCGCCGCTCCCCGGTGGGCCTGGTGCTGCGCCGCCCGAACGGCCAGACGGCGGTGGCGCACAAGGGTGCGCCGGTGGTGACGGTGACGGGCGAGCCCGGGGAACTGACCCTGTTCTGCTTCGGCCGCCAGGACGCTGCCGCGGTGGAACTGGACGGCCCGAAGGAAGCCATCGCCCAGCTCACGAGGACAGCACTGGGCATTTAG
- the hisI gene encoding phosphoribosyl-AMP cyclohydrolase has translation MAPMSTSSLDPAIAARLKRSADGLVPAIAQQYDTGEVLMLGWMDDEALHRTLTTGRCTYWSRSRQEYWVKGDTSGHFQHVKSVALDCDADTVLVKVDQVGAACHTGARTCFDADVLPLAGPSGPTAEAE, from the coding sequence ATGGCTCCCATGAGTACGTCCTCCCTCGATCCCGCCATCGCCGCCCGCCTCAAGCGCTCCGCGGACGGTCTGGTCCCGGCCATCGCCCAGCAGTACGACACCGGTGAGGTGCTCATGCTCGGCTGGATGGACGACGAGGCCCTGCACCGCACCCTGACCACCGGCCGCTGCACGTACTGGTCGCGCAGCCGTCAGGAGTACTGGGTGAAGGGGGACACTTCCGGCCACTTCCAGCACGTGAAGTCCGTCGCGCTCGACTGCGACGCCGACACCGTGCTCGTCAAGGTGGACCAGGTCGGGGCGGCCTGCCACACCGGTGCCCGGACGTGTTTCGATGCCGACGTCCTGCCCCTGGCCGGTCCCTCCGGCCCCACTGCCGAAGCCGAATAG
- a CDS encoding anthranilate synthase component I produces the protein MDLETFRKLAADRRVIPVSRKLLADGDTPVGLYRKLAAERPGTFLLESAENGRSWSRYSFVGVRSASTLTVRDGQAHWIGTPPVGVPTSGDPLEALRQTVEALHTPRDLASGMPPFTGGMVGYLGYDIVRRLERIGEHTEDDLQLPELTMLLTSDLAVLDHWDGTVQLIANAINHNDLAAGVDEAYADAVARLDAMEADLARPAPYAPMPLPASELPEYSALWGGAKYQDAVEDVKERIRAGEAFQVVPSQRFETPCSASALDVYRVLRATNPSPYMYLFRFENGFDVVGSSPEALVKVEDGRAMVHPIAGTRHRGATPQQDNELADELLADPKERAEHLMLVDLGRNDLGRVCEPGSVEVVDFMSIERYSHVMHIVSTVTGRVAEGRTAFDVLTACFPAGTLSGAPKPRAMQIIEELEPTRRGLYGGCVGYLDFAGDSDTAIAIRTALLRDGKAYVQAGAGVVADSVPELEDAECRNKAAAVLRAVAAANRLHGA, from the coding sequence ATGGATCTTGAGACGTTCCGCAAGCTCGCGGCCGACCGCCGCGTCATCCCCGTCAGCCGCAAGCTGCTGGCGGACGGTGACACGCCCGTCGGGCTCTACCGCAAGCTGGCCGCCGAACGCCCCGGGACGTTCCTCCTGGAGTCCGCCGAGAACGGCCGCTCCTGGTCGCGCTACTCCTTCGTCGGCGTCCGCAGCGCCTCCACCCTCACGGTCCGGGACGGCCAGGCCCACTGGATCGGCACCCCGCCCGTGGGTGTCCCGACCTCCGGCGACCCCCTGGAGGCCCTGCGGCAGACGGTGGAGGCCCTGCACACCCCCCGCGACCTCGCCTCCGGGATGCCGCCCTTCACCGGCGGCATGGTCGGCTACCTCGGCTACGACATCGTGCGCCGGCTGGAGCGCATCGGCGAGCACACCGAGGACGACCTGCAGCTGCCCGAGCTGACCATGCTGCTCACCTCCGACCTGGCGGTCCTGGACCACTGGGACGGGACCGTCCAGCTCATCGCCAACGCCATCAACCACAACGACCTCGCCGCGGGCGTGGACGAGGCGTACGCGGACGCCGTCGCGCGCCTCGACGCGATGGAGGCCGACCTCGCGCGGCCCGCCCCCTACGCGCCGATGCCGCTGCCCGCCTCCGAACTGCCGGAGTACTCGGCCCTGTGGGGCGGCGCGAAGTACCAGGACGCCGTGGAGGACGTGAAGGAGCGGATCCGGGCCGGCGAGGCCTTCCAGGTGGTGCCCTCGCAGCGGTTCGAGACCCCGTGCAGCGCCTCCGCGCTCGACGTCTACCGGGTGCTGCGGGCCACGAACCCCTCCCCGTACATGTACCTCTTCCGCTTCGAGAACGGCTTCGACGTCGTCGGGTCCAGCCCCGAGGCGCTGGTCAAGGTCGAGGACGGGCGGGCCATGGTCCACCCCATCGCCGGCACCCGGCACCGCGGCGCCACCCCGCAGCAGGACAACGAGCTCGCCGACGAGCTGCTGGCCGACCCCAAGGAGCGCGCCGAGCACCTCATGCTCGTCGACCTCGGCCGCAACGACCTCGGCCGGGTCTGCGAGCCGGGATCGGTGGAGGTCGTCGACTTCATGAGCATCGAGCGGTACTCGCACGTCATGCACATCGTCTCGACCGTCACCGGGCGCGTCGCCGAGGGCAGGACCGCCTTCGACGTGCTCACCGCCTGCTTCCCGGCCGGCACCCTGTCCGGCGCGCCCAAGCCGCGCGCCATGCAGATCATCGAGGAGCTGGAGCCCACCCGCCGCGGGCTCTACGGCGGCTGCGTCGGCTACCTCGACTTCGCCGGGGACTCGGACACCGCCATCGCCATCCGCACCGCGCTGCTGCGCGACGGGAAGGCGTACGTGCAGGCCGGCGCCGGGGTCGTCGCCGACTCGGTGCCCGAGCTGGAGGACGCCGAGTGCCGCAACAAGGCCGCTGCGGTGCTCCGCGCGGTGGCAGCGGCGAACCGCCTCCACGGCGCCTGA
- a CDS encoding TIGR02234 family membrane protein, which produces MGYVSAVPPPRTEHADAAAEPEAPSARGGRRSVAVALLLGALGATVVLLASGRVWARGVAAIGGGSLPVTADGRAVTGLPAALAIVGLAALVAVFAVRGRSRLLVSALLALSGLGAGAAALANADGRSALDAEAARTTADTAAHVAGLTHTAWPYVTAAGGALILLAGLLALRFGSAWPTMGGRYERDGSPRPRKAAVVDPDRPEDLWKALDRGEDPTGPEPTP; this is translated from the coding sequence GTGGGGTACGTGAGTGCCGTACCCCCGCCCCGAACCGAACACGCCGATGCCGCCGCCGAGCCCGAGGCCCCCTCGGCCCGCGGCGGCCGCCGCAGCGTGGCCGTCGCGCTGCTGCTCGGCGCGCTCGGTGCCACCGTCGTCCTGCTCGCCTCCGGCCGCGTCTGGGCCCGGGGCGTCGCCGCCATCGGCGGCGGCTCGCTGCCGGTGACCGCCGACGGGCGGGCCGTCACCGGCCTGCCCGCCGCCCTGGCCATCGTCGGGCTCGCCGCCCTGGTCGCCGTCTTCGCCGTACGCGGCCGGAGCCGGCTGCTGGTCTCGGCGCTGCTCGCGCTGAGCGGCCTGGGCGCCGGGGCCGCCGCCCTGGCCAACGCGGACGGCCGCAGCGCCCTGGACGCGGAGGCGGCCCGTACGACGGCCGACACCGCGGCCCACGTGGCCGGCCTGACCCATACGGCCTGGCCCTACGTGACGGCCGCCGGCGGGGCGCTGATCCTGCTGGCCGGACTGCTCGCGCTGCGCTTCGGGAGCGCCTGGCCCACGATGGGCGGCCGCTACGAGCGCGACGGCAGCCCGCGACCCCGCAAGGCGGCCGTGGTGGACCCGGACCGGCCGGAGGACCTGTGGAAGGCTCTGGACCGGGGCGAGGACCCCACCGGCCCGGAGCCGACCCCCTGA
- a CDS encoding HGxxPAAW family protein produces MAGTSHGHTPAAWTGVIIAFIGFSISGAFMVLANPLGFWAGLVVVAIGGVVGMAMKAAGMGAPKSAHQDLAEVIAANRVAAKV; encoded by the coding sequence ATGGCGGGCACTAGCCACGGACACACCCCGGCCGCCTGGACCGGTGTCATCATCGCCTTCATCGGTTTCAGCATCTCCGGCGCCTTCATGGTGCTGGCGAACCCGCTGGGCTTCTGGGCGGGCCTCGTCGTCGTCGCCATCGGCGGTGTCGTGGGCATGGCCATGAAGGCCGCGGGCATGGGTGCGCCGAAGTCCGCGCACCAGGACCTCGCCGAGGTCATCGCCGCGAACCGCGTCGCCGCGAAGGTCTGA
- a CDS encoding DUF2752 domain-containing protein, translated as MSGENQRVDASSGTTDLAPPPAPVSRAGRLARPALTLAAAAAALAYVGTVDPNEPGHYPVCPLFRLTGVLCPGCGGLRSAHAFAHGDLVTAIGANALAVTGYFFFAGVMLLWLVRAYRGVPGPRLVVRPLYWWGIGAVALIFSVVRNLPMGSFLAP; from the coding sequence ATGAGCGGAGAGAATCAGCGGGTGGACGCCTCCTCTGGAACGACCGACCTCGCGCCGCCTCCCGCGCCCGTGTCCCGGGCCGGCCGGCTGGCGCGTCCGGCGCTCACGCTGGCCGCGGCCGCCGCGGCCCTCGCGTACGTGGGGACCGTGGACCCGAACGAGCCCGGCCACTATCCGGTCTGCCCGCTGTTCCGGCTGACCGGGGTCCTGTGCCCCGGCTGCGGCGGGCTGCGCAGCGCACACGCGTTCGCCCATGGCGATCTCGTGACAGCAATCGGGGCAAATGCACTGGCGGTCACCGGCTACTTCTTCTTCGCCGGAGTCATGCTCCTGTGGCTGGTTCGCGCCTATCGGGGGGTGCCGGGTCCGAGGCTCGTCGTTCGGCCGTTGTACTGGTGGGGGATCGGTGCGGTGGCCCTGATCTTCTCCGTTGTCCGGAACCTGCCCATGGGCTCCTTCCTGGCGCCCTGA
- the trpC gene encoding indole-3-glycerol phosphate synthase TrpC, with product MSVLDEIIEGVREDLAERQARVSLDELKERAAKAPQAKDGVAALRGDSVKVICEVKRSSPSKGALAAIADPAGLAADYEAGGAAVISVLTEQRRFGGSLADLEAVRARVDIPILRKDFIVTAYQLWEARAYGADLVLLIVAALEQEALVSLIERAESIGLTPLVEVHDEEEIERAVAAGAKIIGVNARNLKDLKVDRSTFERIVGEIPAHIVKVAESGIRGPHDLIAYANEGADAVLVGESLVTGRDPKAAVADLVAAGAHPALRHGRS from the coding sequence GTGAGTGTGCTCGACGAGATCATCGAAGGGGTCCGCGAAGACCTTGCCGAACGGCAGGCGCGCGTCAGCCTCGACGAGCTCAAGGAGCGTGCCGCCAAGGCGCCCCAGGCCAAGGACGGCGTCGCTGCCCTGCGCGGCGACAGCGTCAAGGTGATCTGCGAGGTCAAGCGTTCCAGCCCCTCCAAGGGTGCGCTCGCCGCCATCGCCGATCCGGCCGGGCTCGCCGCCGACTACGAAGCGGGCGGTGCGGCGGTCATTTCCGTCCTCACCGAGCAGCGTCGTTTCGGTGGCTCGCTGGCCGACCTGGAGGCCGTCCGCGCCCGCGTGGACATCCCGATCCTGCGCAAGGACTTCATCGTCACGGCGTACCAGCTGTGGGAGGCCCGCGCCTACGGCGCCGACCTCGTGCTGCTGATCGTCGCGGCCCTGGAGCAGGAGGCCCTCGTCTCCCTCATCGAGCGGGCCGAGTCCATCGGCCTCACCCCGCTCGTCGAGGTCCACGACGAGGAGGAGATCGAGCGTGCGGTCGCGGCAGGCGCCAAGATCATCGGCGTCAACGCCCGCAACCTGAAGGACCTCAAGGTCGACCGCTCCACCTTCGAGCGGATCGTCGGAGAGATCCCGGCCCACATCGTCAAGGTTGCCGAATCCGGCATCCGCGGGCCGCACGACCTGATCGCCTATGCGAACGAGGGCGCGGACGCCGTCCTCGTCGGGGAGTCCCTGGTGACCGGCCGCGACCCGAAGGCGGCCGTGGCCGACCTCGTCGCCGCCGGCGCCCACCCCGCCCTGCGCCACGGGCGGAGCTGA
- the trpM gene encoding tryptophan biosynthesis modulator TrpM, translated as MARNRPSVRTRPGSGLAGVPTAHAPLARGCRPRGCRAPARRVRGRRVRYVIGSEPGQVNGMRWRPGVAS; from the coding sequence ATGGCCCGAAACCGCCCCTCCGTCCGCACCCGACCGGGCTCCGGCCTGGCCGGCGTGCCGACGGCGCACGCGCCCCTGGCGCGCGGCTGCCGCCCTCGCGGCTGCCGCGCCCCGGCCCGGCGCGTGCGCGGGCGGCGGGTCCGGTACGTGATCGGCTCCGAGCCCGGTCAGGTCAACGGCATGCGATGGCGACCCGGAGTCGCGTCGTAA
- the trpB gene encoding tryptophan synthase subunit beta, translating into MSSASSFFIPDPEGHIPNAEGYFGDFGGKFIPEALVAAVDEVAVEYEKAKGDPAFAAELNDLMVNYTGRPSSLTEVPRFAEHAGGARIFLKREDLNHTGSHKINNVLGQALLTKRMGKTRVIAETGAGQHGVATATACALFGLECTIYMGEIDTQRQALNVARMRILGAEVIAVKSGSRTLKDAINEAFRDWVANVDRTHYLFGTVAGPHPFPAMVRDFHRVIGVEARRQILERAGRLPDAVAACVGGGSNAIGLFHAFIPDADVRLVGFEPAGHGVETGEHAATLTAGEPGILHGSRSYVLQDEEGQITEPYSISAGLDYPGIGPEHSYLKDAGRAEYRAVTDDQAMQALRLLSRTEGIIPAIESAHALAGALDLGKELGKDGLLVVNLSGRGDKDMDTAARYFDLYDAKTTGSTEGETK; encoded by the coding sequence ATGTCCAGCGCCAGCAGTTTCTTCATCCCGGACCCCGAGGGTCACATCCCGAACGCCGAGGGCTACTTCGGCGACTTCGGCGGCAAGTTCATCCCGGAGGCGCTCGTCGCCGCCGTGGACGAGGTCGCCGTCGAGTACGAGAAGGCCAAGGGCGACCCGGCCTTCGCGGCCGAGCTCAACGACCTGATGGTCAACTACACCGGCCGTCCCAGCTCCCTGACCGAGGTGCCGCGGTTCGCCGAGCACGCGGGCGGGGCGCGGATCTTCCTCAAGCGCGAGGACCTGAACCACACCGGCTCGCACAAGATCAACAACGTGCTGGGCCAGGCGCTGCTCACCAAGCGCATGGGCAAGACCCGCGTGATCGCCGAGACCGGCGCCGGTCAGCACGGCGTGGCCACCGCCACCGCCTGCGCCCTGTTCGGTCTCGAGTGCACGATCTACATGGGCGAGATCGACACCCAGCGCCAGGCCCTGAACGTGGCCCGGATGCGGATCCTGGGCGCCGAGGTCATCGCGGTGAAGTCCGGCTCCCGGACCCTGAAGGACGCCATCAACGAGGCGTTCCGCGACTGGGTCGCCAACGTGGACCGCACCCACTACCTCTTCGGCACGGTCGCCGGCCCGCACCCCTTCCCCGCCATGGTCCGCGACTTCCACCGGGTCATCGGCGTCGAGGCCCGCCGCCAGATCCTGGAGCGCGCCGGACGCCTGCCCGACGCCGTCGCGGCGTGCGTCGGCGGCGGCTCGAACGCCATCGGCCTGTTCCACGCCTTCATCCCGGACGCCGACGTCCGCCTGGTCGGCTTCGAGCCCGCCGGGCACGGCGTGGAAACCGGTGAGCACGCGGCGACCCTGACCGCGGGCGAGCCGGGCATCCTGCACGGATCGCGCTCCTACGTCCTGCAGGACGAGGAGGGCCAGATCACCGAGCCGTACTCCATCTCGGCCGGTCTGGACTACCCGGGCATCGGCCCCGAGCACTCCTACCTCAAGGACGCCGGCCGCGCCGAGTACCGCGCGGTCACCGACGACCAGGCGATGCAGGCCCTGCGCCTCCTCTCCCGCACCGAGGGCATCATCCCTGCCATCGAGTCCGCGCACGCCCTCGCGGGCGCCCTGGACCTCGGCAAGGAGCTCGGCAAGGACGGCCTGCTCGTCGTCAACCTGTCCGGCCGCGGCGACAAGGACATGGACACCGCCGCCCGGTACTTCGACCTGTACGACGCCAAGACCACCGGCAGCACCGAGGGGGAGACCAAGTGA
- the trpA gene encoding tryptophan synthase subunit alpha, which produces MSGTIELLSATLAKAKSEDRAALVAYLPAGFPTVDGAIEAVKAVIAGGADVVEIGLPHSDPVLDGAIIQTADDIALRGGVKIADTLRTVREAYEATGAPILVMTYWNPIDRYGVERFTAELAEAGGAGCILPDLPVQESALWREHAAKHGLATVFVVAPSSKDERLATITAAGSGFVYAASLMGVTGTRESVGNQAADLVRRTRATSDLPVCVGLGVSNAAQAKEVAGFADGVIVGSAFVKLLLDAPDLPAGLAAVQALAGELAEGVRRG; this is translated from the coding sequence GTGAGCGGCACCATCGAACTCCTGTCGGCGACCCTCGCGAAGGCGAAGTCCGAGGACCGCGCGGCCCTGGTCGCCTACCTCCCGGCCGGCTTCCCGACCGTGGACGGCGCCATCGAGGCCGTCAAGGCCGTCATCGCCGGCGGCGCGGACGTGGTCGAGATCGGCCTCCCGCACAGCGACCCGGTCCTGGACGGCGCCATCATCCAGACCGCCGACGACATCGCCCTGCGCGGCGGAGTCAAGATCGCCGACACGCTGCGGACGGTCCGCGAGGCGTACGAGGCGACCGGCGCCCCGATCCTGGTCATGACGTACTGGAACCCCATCGACCGCTACGGCGTCGAGCGGTTCACCGCCGAGCTCGCCGAGGCGGGCGGCGCGGGCTGCATCCTGCCCGACCTGCCGGTCCAGGAGTCCGCGCTGTGGCGCGAGCACGCGGCCAAGCACGGTCTGGCGACCGTCTTCGTCGTGGCTCCCAGCAGCAAGGACGAGCGCCTCGCCACCATCACGGCGGCCGGTTCCGGCTTCGTCTACGCCGCTTCGCTGATGGGCGTCACCGGCACCCGCGAGTCGGTCGGCAACCAGGCGGCCGACCTGGTCCGCCGTACCCGCGCCACCAGCGACCTGCCGGTCTGCGTGGGACTGGGCGTCTCCAACGCCGCCCAGGCCAAGGAGGTCGCGGGCTTCGCCGACGGTGTGATCGTCGGCTCCGCCTTCGTGAAGCTGCTGCTGGACGCACCGGACCTGCCCGCCGGGCTGGCCGCGGTGCAGGCGCTCGCCGGCGAGCTCGCCGAAGGCGTGCGCCGCGGCTGA